One window from the genome of Schistocerca piceifrons isolate TAMUIC-IGC-003096 chromosome 8, iqSchPice1.1, whole genome shotgun sequence encodes:
- the LOC124711592 gene encoding POU domain protein CF1A codes for MATTTYLPASTGLAQDIDGGGASSGAMNIAGGYHSSSPRSGDSGGGGGGGGGAAEVKYLPPHQQHHHQQQQQQQQQHHAVASSPSPTLSHNPWASLGPAPGPGPGPGQDPWGGMVAHHHHHHHHHQPDIKPPPTQQQQQQQQQQMSWHAPVVSAAAAQYLAQSGGGAGGGGGGGGGGGGGSGSPLQHHYHAAMNGMLHPQQLHSLREMQNHSPVAVGLHHHVMGHHGGHHLHHPAAAHHVTHHATHHAPHHLHHSVGGGHHGDPRAGSGPGGGGPGDPGPGGGGGPGDEDTPTSDDLEAFAKQFKQRRIKLGFTQADVGLALGTLYGNVFSQTTICRFEALQLSFKNMCKLKPLLQKWLEEADSTTGSPTSIDKIAAQGRKRKKRTSIEVSVKGALEQHFHKQPKPSAQEITALADSLQLEKEVVRVWFCNRRQKEKRMTPPNTLGEGGMLEAGGPGGGGPGGLPPPPHGHYGGPGGPPPGQPADLSPMGPQQHGHSHSPPMLSPQAMPTHQSLAAH; via the coding sequence ATGGCCACCACGACCTACCTGCCCGCTAGCACGGGGCTCGCGCAGGACATCGACGGTGGCGGAGCGTCATCGGGGGCTATGAACATCGCCGGAGGGTACCATAGCTCGTCCCCGCGCTCCGGCGacagcggaggcggcgggggcggcggaggcggcgccgcCGAGGTCAAGTACCTGCCGCCGcaccagcagcaccaccaccagcagcagcagcagcaacagcagcagcaccacgCCGTAGCCAGCTCGCCGTCGCCCACGCTGTCGCACAACCCTTGGGCGAGCCTGGGTCCCGCGCCCGGACCGGGCCCCGGCCCCGGGCAGGACCCGTGGGGCGGCATGGTGgcgcaccaccatcaccaccaccaccaccatcagccgGATATCAAGCCGCCGCCcacgcagcagcagcaacagcagcagcagcagcagatgtcgTGGCACGCGCCCGTCGTGTCCGCGGCCGCGGCGCAGTACTTGGCCCAGAGCGGGGGCGGCGCGGGCGGCGGAGGCGGtggcggtggaggcggcggcggcggctccggGTCACCCCTGCAACACCACTACCACGCCGCCATGAACGGCATGCTGCACCCGCAACAACTCCACTCGCTACGCGAAATGCAGAACCACAGCCCGGTGGCGGTCGGGCTGCACCACCACGTTATGGGCCACCACGGCGGCCACCACTTGCACCACCCGGCGGCGGCGCACCACGTCACGCACCACGCGACGCACCACGCGCCGCACCACCTGCACCACTCGGTGGGCGGCGGCCACCACGGGGACCCGCGCGCCGGCAGCGGGCCCGGGGGCGGCGGACCGGGTGACCCGGGccccgggggcggcggcgggcccGGCGACGAGGACACGCCCACCTCCGACGACCTGGAGGCGTTCGCCAAGCAGTTCAAGCAGCGCCGCATCAAGCTGGGCTTCACGCAGGCCGACGTGGGCCTCGCGCTCGGCACGCTCTACGGCAACGTCTTCTCGCAGACCACCATCTGCCGCTTCGAGGCGCTGCAGCTCAGCTTCAAGAACATGTGCAAGCTCAAGCCGTTGCTGCAGAAGTGGCTCGAGGAGGCCGACTCGACGACCGGCTCGCCCACGTCTATCGACAAGATCGCGGCGCAGGGCCGCAAGCGCAAGAAGCGTACGTCCATCGAGGTGTCGGTAAAGGGCGCTCTCGAGCAGCATTTCCACAAGCAGCCCAAGCCGTCGGCGCAGGAGATCACGGCGCTCGCGGACTCGCTGCAACTCGAGAAGGAGGTGGTGCGCGTGTGGTTCTGCAACCGGCGCCAGAAGGAGAAGCGCATGACGCCGCCCAACACGCTGGGAGAGGGCGGCATGCTGGAGGCGGGCGGCCCCGGGGGCGGAGGGCCGGGCGGGCTGCCGCCGCCCCCGCACGGCCACTACGGAGGCCCCGGCGGGCCACCCCCGGGCCAGCCGGCCGACCTGTCGCCCATGGGCCCGCAGCAGCACGGCCACTCGCACAGCCCGCCCATGCTGTCGCCGCAGGCCATGCCGACGCACCAGAGCCTCGCGGCCCACTAG